A window of the Tursiops truncatus isolate mTurTru1 chromosome 14, mTurTru1.mat.Y, whole genome shotgun sequence genome harbors these coding sequences:
- the KCNF1 gene encoding voltage-gated potassium channel regulatory subunit KCNF1, which yields MDGAGERSLPEPGSRGSRAGDDMEIVVNVGGVRRVLYGDLLSRYPETRLAELIDCLAGGYDTIFSLCDDYDPGKREFYFDRDPDAFKCVIEVYYFGEVHMKKGICPICFKNEMDFWKVDLKFLDDCCKSHLSEKREELEEIARRVQLILDDLGVDTAEGRWQRCQKCVWKFLEKPESSCPARVVAVLSFLLILVSSVVMCMGTIPELQVLDAEGNRVEHPTLENVETACIGWFTLEYLLRLLSSPNKLHFALSFMNIVDVLAILPFYVSLTLTHLGARMMELTNVQQAVQALRIMRIARIFKLARHSSGLQTLTYALKRSFKELGLLLMYLAVGIFVFSALGYTMEQSHPETLFKSIPQSFWWAIITMTTVGYGDIYPKTTLGKLNAAISFLCGVIAIALPIHPIINNFVRYYNKQRVLETAAKHELELMELNSSSVGEGKTGGSRGDLDNLPPEPAGKEGLSWSSQLKISRSDTFIPLLTEEKHHRTRLQSCK from the coding sequence ATGGACGGGGCCGGGGAGCGCAGCCTCCCGGAGCCGGGCAGCCGGGGCTCCCGGGCGGGAGACGACATGGAGATCGTCGTCAACGTGGGAGGCGTGCGGCGGGTGCTGTACGGAGACCTCCTCAGCCGGTACCCCGAGACCCGGCTAGCGGAGCTCATCGACTGCTTGGCCGGGGGCTACGacaccatcttctccctgtgcgACGACTACGACCCCGGGAAGCGCGAGTTCTACTTCGACAGGGACCCGGACGCGTTCAAGTGTGTCATTGAGGTGTACTATTTCGGGGAGGTCCACATGAAGAAGGGCATCTGCCCCATCTGCTTCAAGAACGAGATGGACTTCTGGAAGGTGGACCTCAAGTTCCTGGACGACTGCTGCAAGAGCCACCTGAGCGAGAAGCGCGAGGAGCTGGAGGAGATCGCGCGCCGCGTGCAGCTCATTCTGGACGACCTGGGCGTGGACACGGCCGAGGGCCGCTGGCAGCGCTGCCAGAAGTGCGTCTGGAAGTTCCTGGAGAAGCCCGAGTCTTCGTGTCCGGCGCGGGTGGTGGCCGTGCTGTCCTTCCTGCTCATCCTCGTCTCGTCGGTGGTCATGTGCATGGGCACCATCCCCGAGCTGCAGGTGCTGGACGCCGAGGGCAACCGCGTGGAGCACCCGACGCTGGAGAACGTGGAGACGGCGTGCATCGGCTGGTTCACGCTGGAGTACCTGCTGCGCCTGTTGTCCTCGCCTAACAAGCTGCACTTCGCCCTGTCCTTCATGAACATCGTGGACGTGCTGGCCATCCTCCCCTTCTACGTGAGCCTCACGCTCACGCACCTGGGCGCCCGCATGATGGAGCTGACCAACGTGCAGCAGGCGGTGCAGGCCCTGCGTATCATGCGCATTGCCCGCATCTTCAAGCTGGCGCGCCACTCCTCGGGGCTGCAGACCCTCACCTATGCCCTCAAGCGCAGCTTCAAGGAACTGGGGCTGCTGCTCATGTACCTGGCCGTGGGCATCTTCGTCTTCTCGGCCCTGGGCTACACCATGGAGCAGAGCCACCCGGAGACCTTGTTTAAGAGCATCCCGCAGTCCTTCTGGTGGGCCATCATCACCATGACCACGGTTGGCTATGGTGACATCTACCCCAAGACCACCCTGGGCAAGCTCAATGCAGCCATCAGCTTCCTGTGTGGGGTCATCGCCATTGCCCTGCCCATCCACCCCATCATCAACAACTTTGTCAGATACTACAACAAGCAGCGAGTCCTGGAAACGGCAGCCAAGCACGAGCTGGAGTTGATGGAGCTCAACTCCAGCAGTGTGGGCGAGGGCAAGACAGGGGGCTCCCGAGGCGACCTGGACAACCTCCCGCCAGAGCCCGCCGGGAAGGAGGGGCTGAGCTGGAGCAGCCAGCTGAAGATCTCCCGCAGCGACACCTTCATCCCCCTGCTGACCGAGGAGAAGCACCACAGGACCCGGCTCCAGAGCTGCAAGTGA